The bacterium genome includes the window AAAGGAAAATAAATCTTTAATAATTGCTACCCACAATGAGGAGCTTTCAAAGATGGCAGACAGGCTCTTTAGGCTATCTGATGGACAGCTGATATAGAATAAAGAAAAAGATTTTCCTTTGACCAAAACTGAAATGAAGGCATTTATAAAGACATATGGTTGTCAAATGAATAAATACACATCCCTTGTCTATAGGGAGGAATTGTCCCAATTAGGCTATGAGATGACAGAAAATGAAAATGAAGCAGATGTCATTCTTCTTAATACCTGTAGCGTTAGAAAGCATGCAGAGGATAGGGCATTGGGAAGGCTTAACTCACTTTTATCATTAAAAAGAAAAAATCCGGCTCTTAAGATTGGCATTGTTGGATGTATGGCAGAAAGGCTTGGTAATAAGCTTTTTGAAATATCCCCACATCTTGATTTTATAATTTCTCCAAATAATATTGGAATGATAAAAGAGGCAATAAGGGGAAAATCTTACAAGGCTCTATCAGATGAGCCTTCATTCCCCTGTCAAAAAGGAATTAAGGCATTTGTTCCAGTCTCCTTTGGTTGCTCTAATTATTGCTCATATTGCGTTGTTCCATATACCACAGGGTGCCTTAAGAGTAGAAAAAAGGACGAGGTCATAAGAGAATGTGAATTTTTATTAAAGAATGGCATAAAGGAGATAACCCTTCTTGGTCAGGATATAACATCCTATGGAAGGGATTTGAATGATGGGAATTTAGCCTCTATTTTAACCTCTGTTTCCAAAATGGGTATTTTAAGAATAAGGTTTATAACATCACATCCCTTGGGAATGAATGAAGAAATGATTGGGGCTATTGCCAACAACAAAAACATTTGTCCTTCAATTCATATTCCTTTACAATCTGGCTCTAATAGAATTCTTTCCCTTATGAATAGGGGCTATGAAATTGAATATTACATTACACTTGTAGAGAAGATAAGAAAAAGCTTAGAAGAGCCTTCAATTACAACAGACATCATTGTTGGATTTCCAACAGAAAGTAAAGATGATTTTAGCAAAACACAAGAGGCATTAAAGGCAATAGAATTTGATTCAGCATTTTTGTTTAAGTATTCGCCAAGGGAAGGGACAGGGGCTTACAAATTAAAAGAGGATTTAAGTGAAAAGGAAAAGATAGAAAGGCTAAACCATCTTATTAAAATACAAAATGAAATATCTTTTAAAAAAAACAAATGCCTTATAGGAAAAGAATATAATGTCCTTGTTGAGGGGAAAAACCTTAAAGATAAAAAATTCTTGATAGGAAGGACAGATACAGATAAAATGGTTGTATTTAAAGGAGAGCCTTCCTTAAT containing:
- the miaB gene encoding tRNA (N6-isopentenyl adenosine(37)-C2)-methylthiotransferase MiaB → MKAFIKTYGCQMNKYTSLVYREELSQLGYEMTENENEADVILLNTCSVRKHAEDRALGRLNSLLSLKRKNPALKIGIVGCMAERLGNKLFEISPHLDFIISPNNIGMIKEAIRGKSYKALSDEPSFPCQKGIKAFVPVSFGCSNYCSYCVVPYTTGCLKSRKKDEVIRECEFLLKNGIKEITLLGQDITSYGRDLNDGNLASILTSVSKMGILRIRFITSHPLGMNEEMIGAIANNKNICPSIHIPLQSGSNRILSLMNRGYEIEYYITLVEKIRKSLEEPSITTDIIVGFPTESKDDFSKTQEALKAIEFDSAFLFKYSPREGTGAYKLKEDLSEKEKIERLNHLIKIQNEISFKKNKCLIGKEYNVLVEGKNLKDKKFLIGRTDTDKMVVFKGEPSLIGKIIRVKIEDASTYTLKGEGYGLPT